A single genomic interval of Coccidioides posadasii str. Silveira chromosome 1, complete sequence harbors:
- a CDS encoding uncharacterized protein (SECRETED:SignalP(1-20)~EggNog:ENOG410PFPW~COG:Q), which translates to MQLAVYFLAAAAAIGSSTFAFPWFRDPCAAGFASLPHGNRQNRKEDASPEICQYDKEDNTKAPLKNIFSALDGSEIAAVTSFLHKQRELNLTAAVKATSWDNTIDLVELLQPNKSDALPYLNGDGPAPDRYARVGIQFKATEEPYIQDYMVGPLPVSHRTKVQPLNYLYNKGVGKQRIYHADINEEVAFYAKIGASVADITLDLWNGTFMGLPNDTVFVKGFEPLQIGNQSVITWLQFWSYPIGTIDDRASVLPLGLHTKINIAGRDPSKWSVLGWYYNGNFYKTTEAFRKAYFSPGFQKRGANVDGLWAQLMRDGKPRPRDTLVAPVQVQPQGRRFGVDVKEKYIEWMGFSLYIGFTRDTGIRLFDVRYNGERIVYELGLEEALSHYASDEPMQSGVAFLDSLEGFGRVSYELVQGYDCPSDATFLNTSYFTNEETRTHANSICLFEMDSGHPLQRYASSNTVSVTKSLVFTIRSISAVGNYDFIFDYEFFLDGSIHVTARLSGYIQASYWAHSGDYGFRIRDNLSGSMHDHVISYKLDMDVNGTANSLLKTTVVPTRERYPWSDGELVNTMKLEKTFIDNERLSKLNWAPNSATTYTVINKDAKNIYGEYRGYRVSPVTSSTTYLTVQNSESLKRSGGWATHNLYALKRKDTEPHSTSSYNNLDVGDPVIDFNKFFDGESLDQEDLVLYFNLGMHHIPDTSDLPNTVTTTAVSSMGIIPQNFHLENPSRATRQQIRLTFEEGKASQAEIFGSSHATCTFDMKNVKPNLAGYKGDIVVPKFPFLSTNMSFAPTRPGSQTRPGS; encoded by the exons ATGCAGCTAGCGGTATATTTTCTCGCGGCCGCAGCTGCCATTGGCTCTTCTACGTTTGCTTTTCCCTGGTTTAGAGACCCATGTGCGGCTGGCTTTGCAAGTTTACCGCATGGAAACAGACAAAACAGAAAGGAAGATGCGAGCCCGGAAATCTGCCAGTAtgataaagaagacaacacCAAGGCGCCTTTGAAAAATATTTTTAGCGCGTTGGACGGCAGTGAGATCGCAGCAGTAACGAGTTTCCTTCACAAGCAGAGGGAACTCAACCTGACCGCTGCAGTAAAGGCAACAAG TTGGGACAATACTATTGACCTTGTTGAACTCTTGCAGCCAAACAAGTCGGACGCTTTGCCCTACTTGAATGGCGATGGCCCAGCTCCAGATCGGTACGCTCGGGTGGGAATCCAGTTCAAAGCTACGGAGGAACCATACATCCAGGACTACATGGTCGGACCTCTCCCGGTCTCACATCGAACAAAGGTGCAGCCACTGAATTATCTATACAACAAAGGGGTTGGTAAGCAGCGCATATATCACGCTGATATAAATGAGGAAGTCGCGTTTTATGCGAAGATTGGCGCCAGCGTTGCGGATATCACACTCGATCTCTGGAATGGC ACATTTATGGGCTTGCCGAATGACACTGTGTTCGTCAAAGGATTCGAACCACTCCAGATTGGTAACCAATCTGTTATCACTTGGCTTCAGTTCTGGAGTTACCCAATTGGCACCATTGATGACCGTGCTTCAGTGCTCCCCCTGGGCCTACATACAAAGATAAACATAGCTGGAAGAGACCCGTCCAAATGGTCAGTCCTTGGATGGTATTATAATGGTAATTTCTATAAAACCACTGAGGCATTTCGTAAGGCCTATTTCAGCCCCGGATTTCAGAAGCGGGGTGCAAACGTTGATGGTCTTTGGGCTCAGTTGATGAGAGATGGGAAACCGCGACCCCGGGATACGCTGGTTGCTCCCGTACAAGTCCAGCCCCAAGGAAGACGTTTTGGTGTTGACGTGAAGGAGAAGTATATTGAATGGA TGGGATTTTCGTTGTATATCGGATTTACTAGAGATACCGGGATAAGGCTTTTCGACGTTAGATATAATGGCGAGCGGATTGTTTACGAGCTTGGATTGGAAGAGGCACTTTCACATTATGCTTCGGATGAACCTATGCAATCAGGCGTCGCTTTTCTTGATTCGTTGGAAGGATTTGGTCGGGTTTCGTATGAGCTTGTCCAAGGTTACGACTGTCCATCCGATGCCACATTTTTGAACACCTCGTACTTCACGAACGAAGAGACACGCACCCATGCAAACAGTATTTGTTTGTTCGAGATGGATTCGGGCCACCCACTCCAGCGTTACGCGTCTTCAAACACTGTCAGTGTCACTAAAAGTTTGGTTTTCACTATCCGAAGCATCAGCGCGGTTGGGAATTATGACTTCATATTTGACTATGAATTTTTCCTTGATGGCTCGATACATGTTACTGCCCGGCTTTCAGGATACATACAGGCTTCTTACTGGGCACATAGCGGCGACTATGGCTTCAGAATCCGGGACAATCTTTCCGGCTCCATGCATGACCATGTGATCAGCTATAAACTGGATATGGATGTTAATGGTACTGCCAATAGCTTGCTGAAGACAACCGTTGTCCCAACGAGGGAGAG GTACCCTTGGTCTGATGGCGAACTAGTAAATACAATGAAGTTAGAAAAGACTTTCATCGATAATGAGAGACTCTCGAAGCTCAACTGGGCACCAAATTCGGCAACGACTTATACAGTCATCAACAAGGATGCTAAAAATATATATGGAGAATACAGAGGCTATCGCGTTTCTCCCG TTACGAGCAGCACGACCTATCTGACAGTGCAAAACTCGGAGAGCTTGAAGAGGAGTGGTGGTTGGGCAACTCACAACCTTTATGCCTTGAAACGAAAGGATACGGAGCCCCATAGCACATCTTCATATAACAATCTTGATGTTGGAGATCCGGTTATCGACTTCAATAAATTTTTTGACGGAGAGTCGTTAGACCAGGAAGATTTGGTCCT ATATTTCAACCTGGGGATGCATCACATCCCGGATACAAGTGACCTGCCGAACACGGTGACAACG ACTGCTGTTTCGTCAATGGGCATCATTCCGCAAAACTTTCACCTAGAGAACCCGTCTCGAGCGACTCGCCAACAAATCCGTTTGACGTTTGAGGAGGGCAAAGCATCGCAGGCTGAGATATTTGGAAGTAGCCATGCCACGTGTACTTTTGACATG AAAAATGTGAAGCCTAACCTAGCGGGCTACAAGGGTGACATTGTGGTCCCGAAGTTCCCATTTCTGTCGACCAACATGTCTTTCGCACCAACGCGACCTGGTTCGCAAACGCGACCTGGTTCGTAA